One stretch of Natronobacterium gregoryi SP2 DNA includes these proteins:
- a CDS encoding electron transfer flavoprotein subunit alpha/FixB family protein encodes MTDVLAVADHRRGDLRDVSYELVTAGRELADETGGDLHLAVISGTVDEFAQKLDRDGVDAIHTVDYGEEFNHGVYAQTVIQLYDELAPQYVLAPNSVNGLDYAPAVANELGLPIVTDTVDLETDGDTLTATREMYGGKVETTTELEGQAVVTIRGAEWPAADGTGDAAIDAFDVDIDEGALGTTVNGFEEVGGGDVDISEADVLVSVGRGIEDEDNLELIEDLADALDATVSASRPIVDNGWLPKNRQVGQSGKVVTPDVYVAIGISGAVQHVAGMKGSDTIVAINTDPNAPIMDIADYAITDDLFDVVPALTEQYQ; translated from the coding sequence ATGACGGACGTTCTCGCAGTCGCGGACCACCGCCGTGGCGACCTGCGCGACGTCAGCTACGAACTCGTCACTGCCGGGCGCGAACTCGCCGACGAGACCGGCGGCGACCTCCATCTGGCGGTCATCAGTGGCACCGTCGACGAGTTCGCCCAGAAACTCGACCGCGACGGTGTCGACGCCATCCACACGGTCGATTACGGCGAAGAGTTCAACCACGGCGTCTACGCTCAGACAGTTATCCAGCTATACGACGAACTCGCCCCGCAGTACGTGCTCGCACCAAACAGCGTCAACGGACTCGACTACGCTCCGGCCGTCGCGAACGAACTCGGTCTGCCGATCGTCACCGATACGGTCGACCTCGAGACCGACGGCGACACGCTGACCGCGACACGCGAGATGTACGGCGGCAAGGTCGAGACGACGACCGAACTCGAGGGACAGGCTGTCGTCACGATCCGCGGTGCCGAGTGGCCCGCCGCTGACGGGACCGGCGACGCCGCGATCGACGCCTTCGACGTCGACATCGACGAGGGCGCGCTTGGCACGACGGTCAACGGCTTCGAAGAGGTCGGTGGCGGTGACGTCGACATCAGCGAGGCCGACGTGCTCGTCTCCGTCGGACGTGGGATCGAAGACGAAGATAATCTCGAGCTCATCGAAGACCTCGCGGACGCACTGGACGCGACCGTCTCGGCCTCGCGACCGATCGTCGACAACGGCTGGCTCCCGAAGAACCGACAGGTCGGCCAGTCCGGAAAAGTCGTCACGCCGGACGTCTACGTCGCGATCGGCATCTCCGGTGCGGTCCAGCACGTCGCCGGGATGAAAGGCTCCGATACGATCGTCGCGATCAACACCGACCCGAACGCACCGATCATGGACATCGCGGACTACGCGATCACGGACGACCTGTTCGACGTGGTGCCGGCACTGACCGAACAGTACCAGTAG
- a CDS encoding electron transfer flavoprotein subunit beta/FixA family protein: protein MKILVTVKEVATVDDEFEIEGTEIADQYLGVDLNEWDDYAVEEAVQLQEAGIADEVVTVTIGPEDCEQTIRQALAKGADRAVRVWDDALEDVDLLDVEAKTDILTAVVEEEDPDLVLSGVQAGDDAFGATGVSVAEKLGYEWAAVVNHLEHDLEGGVASVRRELEGGVEELTDVELPAVLTIQTGINEPRYASLRGIRQAQRKPLDVQTLADIDVDETVVDSDLELTDMYEPESESDVTVWEGSAEETAGELADLLEEKGVAP, encoded by the coding sequence ATGAAAATCCTCGTTACGGTCAAAGAAGTCGCGACCGTGGATGACGAGTTCGAGATCGAGGGGACTGAGATCGCGGACCAGTACCTCGGTGTCGATCTCAACGAGTGGGACGACTACGCCGTCGAAGAGGCCGTCCAACTTCAGGAGGCCGGCATCGCCGACGAAGTCGTCACGGTCACGATCGGGCCCGAAGACTGCGAACAGACCATCCGCCAGGCTCTCGCAAAGGGCGCAGATCGGGCCGTTCGCGTCTGGGACGACGCCCTCGAGGACGTCGACCTGCTCGACGTCGAGGCCAAGACCGACATCCTCACCGCCGTCGTCGAGGAGGAAGACCCCGACCTCGTCCTCTCGGGCGTCCAGGCCGGCGACGACGCCTTCGGCGCAACCGGTGTCTCCGTCGCCGAGAAACTCGGCTACGAGTGGGCCGCCGTCGTCAACCACCTCGAGCACGACCTGGAAGGCGGTGTCGCGTCCGTCCGCCGCGAACTCGAGGGTGGTGTCGAGGAGTTGACCGACGTCGAACTGCCGGCCGTCCTGACGATCCAGACCGGGATCAACGAACCTCGCTACGCCAGCCTGCGTGGCATCCGACAGGCCCAGCGCAAGCCACTCGACGTACAGACGCTCGCCGACATCGACGTCGACGAAACCGTCGTCGACTCGGATCTCGAACTGACGGACATGTACGAACCCGAAAGTGAAAGCGACGTGACTGTTTGGGAGGGCAGCGCCGAAGAAACCGCCGGAGAGCTCGCTGATCTCCTCGAGGAGAAGGGGGTGGCACCATGA
- a CDS encoding TRAM domain-containing protein — protein sequence MADCPLADDCPSFSERISGMGCQHYGDRGGKEWCNHYSQPIEDLQTQPVKAGEELVVDVVDMHESGAGVGRTEDGFIVLIDGVLPEARARVKISQVHSNHARAEKLELVPMEEDDDVGDEPALNDEDDDEDNDEDDEDETTADRDGPKPQRERLGSRENFWGS from the coding sequence ATGGCAGACTGTCCACTTGCCGACGACTGTCCGAGCTTTTCCGAACGTATCTCGGGAATGGGGTGTCAACATTACGGCGACCGGGGTGGCAAGGAGTGGTGTAACCACTACAGCCAACCGATCGAAGACCTACAGACCCAGCCGGTCAAGGCTGGCGAAGAACTGGTCGTCGACGTCGTCGACATGCACGAAAGCGGCGCTGGCGTCGGCCGAACGGAGGATGGATTTATCGTCCTTATCGACGGTGTATTGCCCGAAGCGCGTGCTCGAGTCAAGATCTCACAGGTCCACAGCAACCACGCCCGCGCAGAAAAACTCGAGTTGGTCCCGATGGAGGAAGACGACGACGTCGGCGACGAACCGGCACTCAACGACGAAGACGACGACGAAGACAACGACGAAGACGACGAAGACGAGACGACGGCCGACCGGGACGGTCCCAAGCCACAGCGTGAACGGCTCGGGAGCCGCGAGAACTTCTGGGGCTCGTAA
- a CDS encoding stage II sporulation protein M, whose amino-acid sequence MSRSLSDAVAAVVAVFRNRPGDFLPLYLLGAAVPAIARVIPFLAAFVGYVYLEATGRITTAREQLTAIDLDPLSPDADPDAFDAWAESLAPVFEQLLTPTIAVLALVAIGGTILLTIALFPIVSAAQLSACYGRLRDERGLVAGIAGTRRFAGRLLGLYVLEFALWLFVGGGFLAVMLVLVGGFTLAGVPAVGILVGLFATLAVVAALAVVRAVFAFAPVAVVVDDAGVFGSLSATVSFVRSQPVDAVFYYALSVGSIVALSIVSGILAVLEVVTVVSLVAVFLLLPALDLLKTALYCDYRGRLTPPLSPERSVRTQFRAGLDRGWHEMLSFVRSTPTTHAVVVVLALVGFWAGWRVADPYTGIDAFEASIAARLDGHVPPTAALEFFGNNWMVAITTALSGLALVVPAIVSLLFNGMFMGVLSQFEVAPVELLAFVIPHGIFEIPAILIATALGISLGVTFWRAARGQLRRVTFADELERAFWVLVGVGILLAVAGVVEGFVSPYYYQPFL is encoded by the coding sequence ATGTCCCGCTCGCTTTCCGACGCAGTCGCCGCGGTCGTCGCCGTGTTTCGCAATCGGCCGGGTGACTTTCTGCCGCTGTATCTGCTCGGGGCTGCCGTCCCCGCCATCGCTCGAGTTATCCCGTTTCTGGCCGCTTTCGTCGGGTACGTCTATCTCGAGGCGACCGGCAGAATCACCACGGCACGCGAGCAACTCACAGCGATCGACCTCGACCCACTGTCTCCCGACGCCGATCCGGACGCGTTCGACGCGTGGGCCGAGAGTCTCGCTCCCGTCTTCGAGCAGTTGCTGACGCCGACGATCGCCGTTCTCGCCCTGGTTGCGATCGGCGGAACGATTCTCCTCACAATCGCGTTGTTCCCGATCGTCTCGGCTGCCCAGTTGTCGGCTTGTTACGGCCGGCTGCGCGACGAACGCGGACTCGTCGCCGGTATCGCTGGCACTCGACGGTTCGCCGGCCGGCTCCTCGGGCTGTACGTCCTCGAGTTTGCCCTTTGGTTGTTCGTCGGGGGTGGGTTCCTGGCCGTCATGCTCGTCCTCGTCGGCGGTTTCACCCTGGCTGGCGTCCCGGCAGTTGGAATCCTGGTTGGACTGTTCGCAACGCTTGCGGTCGTCGCGGCGCTTGCCGTCGTTCGCGCAGTGTTTGCCTTCGCCCCGGTCGCCGTCGTCGTCGACGACGCGGGCGTTTTCGGCTCGCTGTCCGCGACCGTCTCGTTCGTCCGCTCCCAGCCGGTCGACGCGGTGTTTTACTACGCCCTCTCGGTCGGTTCCATCGTCGCGCTTTCGATCGTCTCGGGTATTCTTGCAGTACTCGAGGTCGTCACCGTCGTCTCGCTGGTTGCGGTGTTTCTCTTGCTTCCCGCACTCGACCTACTGAAGACTGCGCTGTACTGTGACTACCGCGGCCGACTGACGCCGCCGCTGTCGCCCGAACGGTCCGTCCGAACGCAGTTCCGTGCGGGACTCGACCGCGGCTGGCACGAGATGCTCTCGTTCGTCCGTTCGACGCCGACCACACACGCCGTCGTCGTCGTGCTGGCACTCGTCGGATTCTGGGCTGGCTGGCGCGTTGCCGACCCATACACCGGCATCGACGCGTTCGAGGCCTCGATCGCGGCCCGTCTCGACGGCCACGTTCCGCCGACGGCAGCCCTCGAGTTCTTCGGGAACAACTGGATGGTCGCGATAACGACGGCGCTTTCGGGGCTCGCACTCGTCGTCCCCGCTATCGTCTCGTTGCTGTTCAACGGCATGTTCATGGGCGTTCTCTCCCAGTTCGAGGTCGCACCCGTGGAACTGCTCGCCTTCGTGATCCCCCACGGTATCTTCGAGATTCCGGCGATCCTGATCGCGACCGCACTCGGTATCTCGCTCGGCGTTACCTTCTGGCGAGCAGCACGCGGACAGCTCCGTCGTGTCACTTTCGCGGACGAACTAGAGCGGGCGTTCTGGGTACTCGTCGGCGTTGGCATCCTGCTTGCGGTCGCCGGGGTCGTCGAGGGCTTCGTGAGTCCGTACTACTATCAGCCGTTCCTCTAG
- a CDS encoding succinylglutamate desuccinylase/aspartoacylase family protein, whose product MTTRLGTASAGPGEVDTGRLEVGETRDGSPFGLPVAVINGEKPGDTLYLQAASDGDELNGVGVLQRVVPQLDPTEIAGTILIVGIVNYHAFQVAEHRNPIDDTKMNRAYPGNESGTSSERIAAATFDVAKRADLILDLHQGSTSRMIDEVRVRCGKRHRLHDECLELAKAFGCGYVLDQKGPDGQLARAAPDDGVPTVDPELGGCVGWDEESIRKGVTGVLNVLTYYDFLEGKLDPERQTRANGFEQYGAPCGGLVSLQKDLGDEVTRGDTLYEVTTPFGEPKETVTADGDGILWRTRRLPQVATGEYVCSVGTDVDSY is encoded by the coding sequence ATGACGACGAGGCTCGGAACAGCGAGCGCAGGGCCCGGCGAAGTCGATACGGGCCGACTCGAGGTCGGCGAGACCCGAGACGGGAGTCCGTTCGGGCTCCCCGTCGCCGTCATCAACGGCGAAAAACCAGGGGACACCCTCTACCTGCAGGCAGCAAGTGACGGCGACGAACTCAACGGCGTTGGCGTCCTCCAGCGTGTGGTCCCACAACTCGATCCCACCGAAATCGCGGGCACGATCCTGATCGTCGGGATCGTCAACTACCACGCGTTCCAGGTCGCCGAACATCGGAACCCGATCGACGACACGAAGATGAACCGCGCGTATCCCGGTAACGAAAGCGGCACCTCGAGCGAACGTATCGCAGCCGCGACCTTCGACGTGGCAAAACGTGCCGATCTGATTCTCGATCTCCACCAGGGATCGACCAGCCGGATGATCGACGAGGTCAGGGTTCGTTGTGGCAAGCGTCACAGGCTCCACGACGAGTGTCTCGAACTCGCGAAAGCCTTCGGCTGTGGCTACGTCCTGGACCAGAAGGGACCGGACGGCCAACTCGCACGCGCTGCTCCCGACGACGGAGTCCCGACCGTCGACCCCGAACTCGGCGGCTGCGTCGGCTGGGACGAGGAGAGCATCAGAAAAGGCGTCACGGGCGTCCTGAATGTCCTCACGTACTACGACTTTCTCGAGGGCAAACTCGACCCCGAGCGCCAGACTCGGGCAAACGGGTTCGAACAGTACGGTGCGCCCTGTGGCGGCCTCGTCAGCCTCCAGAAAGACCTCGGCGACGAGGTGACACGTGGGGACACTCTCTACGAGGTGACGACGCCCTTCGGTGAACCGAAAGAGACTGTCACCGCCGACGGTGACGGCATTCTCTGGCGGACTCGGCGGCTGCCACAGGTCGCCACCGGCGAGTACGTCTGCTCGGTCGGCACCGACGTCGACAGCTACTGA
- a CDS encoding pyridoxal-phosphate dependent enzyme — MASDLVCPACGTTYEAGPSEPWRCGCERALEFVEQPLPTGDPLAASQLDSSDGLWAFSEFLPIEQRVTFHEGFTPLVDAPDWDAQFKLEYVFPTGSFKDRGATTTLSRAAELGVEKVIEDSSGNAGAAIATYAARAGLDADIYVPADVKQSKLMTIQQADARPIRIEGSRQDVTDACIDAVAGEADDSNDGAPSQTGEGWYASHAWNPAFYAGTMTFAFEVAAQRAWTAPDAVVLPLGHGTLFLGSYLGFSRLSEAGIVDELPRLLGAQAEGYAPIVEALGGNGGLEQTDVADGIQITEPARMDDVLAAIDGTDGDAIALDDDEIEATLDRLHRNGFYVEPTSAVAPAALDRYRETGVLEGDDDVVVPLTGSGLKAL; from the coding sequence ATGGCGTCCGATCTCGTCTGCCCCGCCTGCGGGACCACCTACGAGGCCGGGCCATCCGAACCGTGGCGCTGTGGCTGTGAGCGCGCCCTCGAGTTCGTCGAGCAGCCGCTTCCGACGGGCGATCCGCTGGCGGCCTCCCAGCTAGACTCCAGCGACGGGCTCTGGGCGTTCTCCGAGTTCCTGCCGATCGAGCAACGCGTCACCTTCCACGAAGGTTTCACGCCCCTCGTAGACGCTCCCGACTGGGACGCCCAGTTCAAACTCGAGTACGTCTTCCCGACCGGCTCGTTCAAGGATCGGGGCGCGACGACGACGCTCTCGCGGGCGGCCGAACTCGGCGTCGAGAAAGTCATCGAGGACTCCTCGGGTAACGCCGGCGCGGCGATTGCGACCTACGCCGCGCGAGCGGGGCTCGACGCCGACATCTACGTGCCGGCGGACGTCAAACAGTCGAAACTGATGACGATCCAGCAGGCCGACGCGCGCCCGATCCGGATCGAGGGGAGTCGCCAGGATGTCACCGACGCCTGCATCGACGCGGTTGCAGGTGAGGCCGACGACTCGAACGACGGGGCTCCGTCCCAGACGGGCGAGGGGTGGTACGCCAGTCATGCCTGGAACCCCGCCTTCTACGCTGGGACGATGACGTTCGCTTTCGAGGTCGCCGCCCAGCGAGCGTGGACCGCACCGGACGCCGTCGTGCTTCCGCTCGGACACGGGACGCTGTTTCTCGGCTCGTACCTCGGATTCAGTCGACTGTCCGAGGCCGGAATCGTCGACGAGTTGCCCCGCCTGCTCGGTGCACAGGCGGAGGGCTATGCCCCCATCGTCGAGGCACTCGGCGGCAACGGCGGCCTCGAGCAGACCGACGTCGCAGACGGCATCCAGATCACCGAACCCGCCCGCATGGACGACGTTCTCGCGGCGATCGACGGAACAGACGGCGACGCCATCGCGCTCGACGACGACGAGATCGAGGCCACGCTCGATCGTCTCCACCGTAACGGCTTCTACGTCGAGCCGACGAGTGCGGTCGCTCCGGCGGCGCTGGATCGATATCGCGAGACCGGTGTACTCGAGGGCGACGACGACGTTGTCGTCCCGCTGACCGGCAGCGGACTGAAAGCCCTTTGA
- a CDS encoding NUDIX domain-containing protein: MVSRPAKYCPHCGTGLERITFDGHDRSHCPSCERVVWHNPVPCAGVAVVDQSRAEPAVLCVERAVPPGVGEWTIPGGHMEVGEEPEVAAARELEEETGVSVAPDALEILDATALPPRDGKHVVTTYYVADWADATGEPTAGSDAADARFWTPSAFTDSSEQFRPVHEERFRAAFRRFR; this comes from the coding sequence ATGGTCAGCCGTCCAGCCAAGTACTGTCCTCACTGCGGAACGGGCCTCGAGCGGATCACGTTCGACGGCCACGACCGCAGCCACTGTCCGTCCTGCGAGCGCGTCGTCTGGCACAACCCCGTCCCCTGTGCCGGCGTCGCCGTCGTCGATCAGTCGCGGGCCGAACCTGCGGTCCTCTGTGTCGAACGCGCCGTCCCGCCCGGCGTCGGCGAGTGGACGATCCCCGGCGGTCACATGGAGGTCGGCGAAGAGCCCGAAGTTGCGGCCGCTCGCGAACTCGAAGAGGAGACTGGTGTGTCGGTCGCTCCCGACGCACTCGAGATCCTAGACGCAACTGCACTACCGCCACGGGACGGGAAACACGTCGTCACGACGTACTACGTCGCAGACTGGGCGGACGCGACTGGCGAACCGACTGCTGGCAGCGACGCGGCCGACGCTCGGTTCTGGACGCCGTCGGCGTTTACCGACTCGAGCGAGCAGTTCCGGCCGGTTCACGAGGAGCGGTTTCGGGCTGCGTTCCGCCGCTTTCGGTGA
- a CDS encoding lysylphosphatidylglycerol synthase transmembrane domain-containing protein — MSRKHVLWVVGICLLTLLTVVAGWQELWGAIQRGNPIVLGGLCLVQLLTLGVIAYQWQYLFGRADVPLGFRRVFEVTLAGLFVESTTPTSKLGGMAAKLYLFDRTTETNYRTASSVLLAQKYVSLPPLALLCVGSASVGAASLESEAISSAVYGLVAGFVGLVVGLTVVLAASRREPTRDVRSLTAVALPDSVTSVVDRGLETLESTVAEAGVLLDRRGRYWLYSLSFLLWIVYPLKIYAVAYTLGIETTLTIAFVGTYLAYIVSLAPVSPGGVGTFEGMLAVVFLAGGIPFADGLSVAVLSRVVTFWVPLGLSALVTAVLVCDEDGVVSEDDGVVSRVATLVDRVRR, encoded by the coding sequence ATGAGCCGAAAACACGTCCTCTGGGTCGTCGGCATCTGTCTGCTCACGCTGTTGACGGTCGTCGCCGGCTGGCAAGAACTGTGGGGAGCGATCCAGCGTGGAAACCCGATCGTGCTCGGTGGGCTCTGTCTGGTCCAACTTCTCACCCTCGGCGTGATCGCCTACCAGTGGCAGTACCTGTTCGGGCGTGCCGACGTTCCCCTGGGATTTCGACGGGTGTTCGAAGTGACACTCGCCGGACTGTTCGTCGAGAGCACGACCCCGACCTCGAAGCTCGGTGGGATGGCAGCGAAACTCTATCTCTTCGACCGAACGACCGAGACGAACTACAGGACAGCCTCCTCGGTGTTGCTGGCACAGAAGTACGTCTCGCTGCCGCCGCTTGCGCTTCTCTGTGTCGGCTCTGCCAGCGTCGGTGCCGCCAGCCTCGAGTCCGAGGCGATCTCGAGCGCCGTCTACGGACTGGTCGCAGGCTTCGTCGGGCTCGTCGTCGGACTGACCGTGGTCCTCGCGGCGTCACGGCGGGAGCCAACTCGTGACGTTCGATCGCTGACCGCGGTTGCCCTACCGGATTCGGTCACGTCGGTCGTCGATCGGGGACTCGAAACCCTCGAGTCGACGGTCGCGGAGGCAGGAGTGTTGCTCGACCGCCGCGGTCGATACTGGCTGTACTCGCTCTCGTTTCTCCTCTGGATCGTCTACCCGCTGAAGATTTACGCCGTCGCCTACACCCTGGGCATCGAGACGACGCTGACGATCGCGTTCGTCGGCACGTACCTCGCCTACATCGTGAGTCTCGCACCCGTCTCGCCGGGCGGTGTCGGCACGTTCGAAGGAATGCTCGCAGTCGTCTTTCTCGCCGGGGGCATCCCCTTTGCGGACGGACTCTCCGTCGCCGTCCTCTCACGCGTCGTCACCTTCTGGGTCCCGCTCGGCCTCTCGGCGCTGGTAACGGCAGTCCTCGTGTGTGACGAAGACGGCGTCGTCTCCGAGGACGACGGTGTCGTCTCACGGGTGGCGACACTGGTCGACCGCGTTCGACGCTGA
- the minD gene encoding MinD/ParA family ATP-binding protein codes for MSQETVYAIASGKGGVGKTTTTVNLGTALAQADKRVAVVDVDLGMANLAGFVSLAPDSTTLHDVLTDDATIDEATYRLADNIVALPSGTGLDDYANASPEGLRGVVEKLRDTYDYVFLDVGAGISHETVLPLGLADGVLVVSTPEPAAIQDSQKTVKLTNRTGGTVEGLILTRTHPNSSLSYEEIATRLEVPLIGTIPEDPIARKSVYAGTPLVVYKPDGPAATAYRQIAADLAGIDVARTKIEDPEDDESDSSDGDGGGDGGWEASPDEVSSAITEAESDT; via the coding sequence ATGTCCCAGGAGACGGTGTACGCCATCGCGAGCGGGAAAGGCGGTGTCGGGAAGACGACGACGACGGTAAACCTCGGCACGGCGCTTGCACAGGCGGACAAGCGCGTCGCCGTCGTCGACGTCGATCTCGGTATGGCGAACCTCGCCGGGTTCGTGAGCCTCGCTCCCGATTCGACGACCCTACACGACGTATTGACCGACGACGCAACGATCGACGAGGCCACGTACCGCCTGGCAGACAATATCGTCGCCCTTCCGAGCGGCACCGGGCTGGACGATTACGCGAACGCCTCACCCGAAGGCCTCCGTGGCGTGGTCGAAAAACTCAGAGACACCTACGATTACGTCTTCCTCGACGTGGGCGCGGGCATCAGTCACGAGACCGTTCTTCCACTCGGCCTCGCTGACGGCGTCCTCGTCGTCTCGACGCCGGAACCGGCTGCGATCCAGGATTCCCAGAAAACGGTCAAACTGACCAACCGGACCGGTGGCACCGTCGAAGGGCTAATCCTCACGCGAACGCACCCGAACAGCAGCCTCTCCTACGAGGAGATCGCCACACGACTCGAGGTACCGCTGATCGGCACGATCCCCGAAGATCCCATCGCCCGCAAGAGCGTCTACGCCGGGACGCCGCTGGTCGTCTACAAACCCGACGGCCCCGCTGCGACTGCCTATCGGCAGATCGCCGCCGATCTCGCCGGGATCGACGTCGCACGCACCAAAATCGAGGACCCAGAAGACGACGAGAGCGACTCGAGTGACGGCGACGGAGGCGGAGACGGTGGCTGGGAAGCCTCGCCGGACGAAGTCTCGAGTGCGATCACGGAAGCAGAGTCAGACACCTGA
- the prf1 gene encoding peptide chain release factor aRF-1: MSQEGEQEQSDRKKYEFRKVIEDLKNYDGSGTQLVSIYVPEDRQISDVVQHVTQEHSEAANIKSKQTRTAVQDALTSIKDRLRYYDTYPPENGIVLFSGAVDSGGGRTEMVTNVLESPPQPIESFRYHCDSDFLTEPLEEMMADKGLYGLIVLDRRESNVGWLKGKRVEPVKSASSLVPGKQRKGGQSAQRFARLRLEAIDNFYQEVAGMANDLFVPKRHELDGILVGGPSPTKDEFLDGDYLHHELQDEVIGKFDVAYTDESGLDDLVDNAEDALADAEVMKDKKQMEEFFEELNAGDLATYGFEQTRQNLVMGSVDRLLISEDLRKDVVVFDCGECGNTDYEVIDRRKSTPAHTCSDCDSAVEATDEDREDAIDHLIGIAEQRGTETKFISTDFEKGDQLYNAFGGFAGILRYSTGV, from the coding sequence ATGAGCCAGGAGGGCGAGCAGGAGCAATCAGACCGGAAGAAATACGAGTTTCGGAAGGTCATCGAAGATCTCAAGAACTACGACGGCTCTGGAACGCAACTCGTATCGATCTACGTTCCCGAAGACCGCCAGATCAGCGACGTCGTCCAGCACGTCACCCAGGAACACAGCGAAGCGGCAAACATCAAATCCAAACAGACCCGCACCGCAGTCCAGGACGCGCTGACGAGTATCAAAGACCGGCTCCGGTATTACGACACGTATCCACCGGAAAACGGGATCGTGCTGTTCTCGGGTGCCGTCGACTCCGGCGGTGGTCGGACCGAGATGGTCACCAACGTCCTCGAGAGCCCACCCCAGCCGATCGAGTCGTTTCGATACCACTGCGATTCGGATTTCTTGACCGAACCGCTCGAGGAGATGATGGCGGACAAGGGTCTCTACGGCTTGATCGTCCTCGACCGCCGCGAATCCAACGTCGGCTGGCTGAAGGGCAAACGCGTCGAGCCCGTCAAGTCCGCTTCCTCGCTGGTTCCGGGCAAACAGCGCAAAGGTGGCCAGTCCGCCCAGCGGTTCGCCCGTCTGCGACTCGAGGCAATTGACAACTTCTACCAGGAAGTCGCCGGGATGGCAAACGACTTGTTCGTCCCCAAGCGCCACGAACTCGACGGGATTCTCGTGGGCGGCCCTTCGCCGACCAAAGACGAGTTTCTCGACGGTGACTACCTCCATCACGAGCTTCAGGACGAAGTAATCGGCAAGTTCGACGTCGCTTACACCGACGAGTCCGGCCTCGACGACCTCGTCGACAACGCAGAAGACGCGCTTGCCGACGCCGAGGTAATGAAAGACAAAAAGCAGATGGAGGAGTTCTTCGAGGAACTCAACGCGGGCGATCTCGCCACCTATGGGTTCGAACAGACCAGACAGAACCTGGTGATGGGGTCGGTCGATCGGCTGCTCATCAGCGAGGATCTCCGTAAAGATGTCGTCGTCTTCGACTGCGGGGAGTGTGGCAACACCGACTACGAGGTGATCGACCGTCGGAAGTCGACGCCAGCCCACACGTGCAGCGACTGTGACAGCGCCGTCGAGGCGACCGACGAGGACCGTGAGGACGCGATCGACCACCTCATCGGAATCGCTGAACAGCGTGGCACCGAGACGAAGTTCATCTCCACGGACTTCGAGAAAGGCGACCAACTCTACAACGCCTTCGGCGGCTTTGCTGGTATTTTGCGGTATTCGACCGGCGTCTAA